From the genome of Amycolatopsis sp. NBC_01488, one region includes:
- the metK gene encoding methionine adenosyltransferase, whose amino-acid sequence MTASTSRLFTSESVTEGHPDKICDAISDSILDGLLSKDPRSRVAVETLITTGQVHVAGEVTTEAYADIPTIVRDVILKIGYDSSAKGFDGNSCGVNVAIGSQSPDIAQGVDTAYESRVESDEDEINRQGAGDQGLMFGYACSDTPELMPLPIALAHRLSKRLTAVRKDGVLPYLRPDGKTQVTIEYAGDQPVRLDTVVVSSQHADGIDLERMLSVDVKEHVVGPEIESLGIDTSNARLLVNPTGRFVIGGPMGDAGLTGRKIIVDTYGGMARHGGGAFSGKDPSKVDRSAAYAMRWVAKNVVAAGLASRTEVQVAYAIGKAAPVGLFVETFGTETVDPSKIQQVITEVFDLRPAAIIRDLDLLRPIYAPTAAYGHFGRPELDLPWESTARAEALKSAAGA is encoded by the coding sequence GTGACCGCGTCTACCAGCAGATTGTTCACCTCGGAGTCGGTGACCGAAGGGCACCCCGACAAGATTTGCGACGCCATCAGCGACTCGATCCTCGACGGCTTGCTGTCGAAGGACCCTCGCAGCCGCGTCGCGGTCGAGACCCTGATCACCACCGGCCAGGTGCACGTCGCCGGTGAAGTGACGACGGAGGCGTACGCCGACATCCCGACGATCGTCCGCGACGTCATCCTGAAGATCGGCTACGACTCTTCGGCCAAGGGCTTCGACGGCAATTCCTGCGGCGTCAACGTCGCGATCGGGTCGCAGTCGCCCGACATCGCACAGGGCGTCGACACCGCGTACGAGTCGCGGGTCGAGTCCGACGAGGACGAGATCAACCGCCAGGGTGCCGGCGACCAGGGCCTGATGTTCGGCTACGCCTGCTCGGACACCCCCGAGCTGATGCCGCTGCCGATCGCGCTGGCGCACCGGCTGTCGAAGCGGCTGACCGCGGTCCGCAAGGACGGCGTGCTGCCGTACCTGCGCCCGGACGGCAAGACCCAGGTGACCATCGAGTACGCCGGCGACCAGCCGGTCCGCCTCGACACGGTCGTCGTGTCCTCGCAGCACGCCGACGGCATCGACCTCGAGCGGATGCTCAGCGTCGACGTCAAGGAGCACGTGGTCGGCCCCGAGATCGAGAGCCTGGGCATCGACACGTCGAACGCGCGGCTGCTGGTCAACCCGACCGGCCGCTTCGTCATCGGCGGCCCGATGGGCGACGCGGGCCTGACCGGCCGCAAGATCATCGTCGACACCTACGGCGGCATGGCCCGCCACGGTGGCGGCGCGTTCTCCGGCAAGGACCCGTCCAAGGTCGACCGGTCCGCCGCGTACGCGATGCGCTGGGTGGCCAAGAACGTCGTCGCCGCCGGGCTGGCGTCGCGGACCGAGGTGCAGGTCGCGTACGCGATCGGCAAGGCGGCCCCGGTCGGCCTGTTCGTCGAGACGTTCGGGACCGAGACGGTCGACCCGTCGAAGATCCAGCAGGTCATCACCGAGGTCTTCGACCTCCGGCCGGCCGCGATCATCCGCGACCTCGACCTGCTCCGCCCGATCTACGCCCCGACGGCGGCGTACGGCCACTTCGGCCGGCCCGAGCTGGACCTCCCCTGGGAGAGCACTGCCCGCGCCGAGGCCCTGAAGTCCGCGGCCGGCGCCTGA
- the coaBC gene encoding bifunctional phosphopantothenoylcysteine decarboxylase/phosphopantothenate--cysteine ligase CoaBC yields MSKPRVVLGVGGGIAAYKACEVLRGLTESGHDVRVVPTEAALNFVGAATFEALSGHPVHTGVFTEVPEVQHVRVGKEADLVLVVPATANLLAKAAHGLADDLLTNTLLTARCPVAFFPAMHTEMWEHPATRANVALLRSRGAIVTEPDSGRLTGVDTGKGRLANPAEIVDLARLLLARPDALPRDLEGVRVVVSAGGTREPLDPVRYLGNRSSGKQGYALARVAAQRGAEVTLVTAHTVALPDPAGATVAHVSTAEELRQAVHAAAESADVVVMAAAVADFRPANRADHKIKKSDDQPDPVITLDRNADILAELVRNRRPGQVVVGFAAETGDERGGVLDHARVKLKRKGADLLVVNAVGDGKAFGTEDNSGWLLGSDGTEIPIPLGAKAELASTLWDAVVSFMKR; encoded by the coding sequence GTGAGTAAACCCCGCGTTGTCCTGGGCGTGGGCGGCGGCATCGCCGCCTACAAGGCCTGTGAGGTGCTGCGCGGACTGACCGAGTCCGGTCACGACGTCCGCGTGGTCCCCACCGAAGCCGCGCTGAACTTCGTCGGCGCGGCCACCTTCGAAGCCCTCTCCGGGCACCCGGTGCACACCGGCGTGTTCACCGAGGTGCCCGAGGTCCAGCACGTCCGCGTCGGCAAGGAAGCCGACCTCGTCCTCGTCGTCCCGGCCACGGCGAACCTCCTCGCCAAGGCCGCCCACGGCCTGGCCGACGACCTGCTGACGAACACCCTGCTCACCGCCCGGTGCCCGGTCGCCTTCTTCCCGGCGATGCACACGGAGATGTGGGAGCACCCCGCGACCCGCGCCAACGTGGCCCTGCTGCGCTCGCGCGGCGCGATCGTCACCGAGCCCGACTCCGGCCGGTTGACCGGGGTCGACACCGGCAAGGGCCGCCTGGCGAACCCCGCCGAGATCGTCGACCTCGCCCGGCTGCTGCTGGCCCGCCCGGACGCTCTCCCGCGCGACCTCGAAGGCGTCCGCGTGGTCGTGTCCGCGGGCGGCACCCGCGAGCCGCTCGACCCGGTCCGCTACCTGGGCAACCGCTCGTCCGGCAAGCAGGGCTACGCGCTGGCCCGCGTCGCCGCCCAGCGCGGCGCCGAGGTCACCCTGGTCACCGCGCACACCGTCGCGCTGCCGGACCCGGCGGGCGCGACCGTGGCGCACGTCTCGACGGCGGAGGAGCTGCGGCAGGCGGTGCACGCGGCGGCCGAGTCGGCCGACGTCGTCGTGATGGCCGCCGCCGTCGCCGACTTCCGGCCGGCGAACCGGGCCGACCACAAGATCAAGAAGTCGGACGATCAACCGGACCCCGTCATCACGCTCGACCGCAACGCCGACATCCTCGCGGAACTGGTGCGAAACCGGCGTCCCGGTCAGGTCGTCGTGGGCTTCGCCGCGGAAACCGGCGACGAGCGCGGCGGCGTCCTCGACCACGCCCGCGTGAAGCTCAAGCGCAAGGGCGCCGACCTGCTGGTGGTCAACGCGGTGGGCGACGGCAAGGCGTTCGGCACCGAGGACAATTCGGGCTGGCTGCTCGGCTCGGACGGTACGGAAATCCCCATACCTCTCGGCGCGAAGGCTGAACTGGCGTCCACTCTGTGGGACGCTGTTGTGAGCTTCATGAAGCGTTGA
- the rpoZ gene encoding DNA-directed RNA polymerase subunit omega yields the protein MTTQATLHEELEGITNPPIDDLLEKVSSKYALVIYSAKRARQINDYYAQLGEGLLEYVGPLVEPGPREKPLSIALREIHGGLLEHTEGE from the coding sequence GTGACGACTCAGGCGACGCTGCACGAAGAGCTCGAGGGCATCACCAACCCGCCGATCGACGACCTGCTCGAGAAGGTCAGCTCGAAGTACGCGCTGGTGATCTACTCGGCCAAGCGTGCCCGCCAGATCAACGACTACTACGCCCAGCTGGGCGAGGGCCTGCTCGAGTACGTCGGCCCGCTCGTCGAGCCGGGCCCGCGCGAGAAGCCGCTCTCGATCGCGCTGCGCGAGATCCACGGCGGCCTGCTCGAGCACACCGAGGGTGAGTAA
- the gmk gene encoding guanylate kinase, which yields MNGAGRDYPVNPGADRGSEPVAGDIPRHRLTVVSGPSGVGKSSVVGELRKLEPDIYFSVSVTTRHPRPGEIDGAHYHFVDRAEFDAMIADGRLLEWAEFTGNRYGTPREPVEKALAEGRPAVLEIELQGARQVRAAMPEARLVMLMPPSWEELVGRLTGRGTENEAAVQARLAEAERELAAAGEFDHRVVNADVRDAAEHLLNLITGEQFAAGSPTDSEHQE from the coding sequence GTGAACGGCGCCGGTCGTGACTACCCGGTGAACCCGGGCGCCGACCGCGGCAGTGAGCCGGTGGCGGGGGACATCCCCCGGCACCGGCTCACCGTCGTATCGGGGCCCTCGGGGGTCGGGAAGTCGAGCGTGGTGGGCGAGCTGCGGAAGCTGGAGCCCGACATCTACTTCAGCGTCTCGGTGACCACGCGGCACCCGCGTCCCGGCGAGATCGACGGGGCGCACTACCACTTCGTCGACCGCGCCGAGTTCGACGCGATGATCGCCGACGGCCGGCTCCTCGAGTGGGCCGAGTTCACCGGCAACCGCTACGGCACCCCGCGCGAGCCCGTCGAGAAGGCCCTCGCCGAAGGCCGCCCGGCCGTGCTGGAGATCGAGCTGCAGGGCGCCCGCCAGGTCCGCGCGGCGATGCCGGAAGCCCGGCTGGTGATGCTGATGCCGCCGTCGTGGGAGGAGCTGGTCGGCCGGCTCACCGGGCGCGGCACCGAGAACGAGGCCGCCGTGCAGGCCCGGCTGGCGGAAGCGGAGCGTGAGCTGGCCGCCGCCGGCGAGTTCGACCACCGCGTCGTCAACGCCGATGTGCGGGACGCCGCCGAGCACTTGCTAAACTTGATTACCGGCGAGCAGTTTGCCGCCGGTAGTCCCACAGATTCGGAGCACCAAGAGTGA
- the mihF gene encoding integration host factor, actinobacterial type, with translation MALPQLTEEQRAAALEKAAAARRIRAELKERLKRGGTTLVDVLKQAEENEVLGKMKVSALLEALPGVGKVRAQQTMERLEIAPSRRLRGLGDRQRKALLAEFSGE, from the coding sequence GTGGCACTTCCCCAGCTGACAGAGGAACAGCGCGCTGCGGCGCTGGAGAAGGCCGCCGCCGCTCGCCGCATCCGTGCTGAGCTGAAGGAGCGGCTGAAGCGGGGCGGTACCACTCTGGTCGACGTGCTGAAGCAGGCCGAGGAGAACGAAGTCCTCGGCAAGATGAAGGTTTCGGCTCTGCTCGAGGCCCTCCCGGGCGTCGGCAAGGTCCGCGCGCAGCAGACCATGGAACGACTGGAGATCGCCCCCAGCCGTCGCCTTCGCGGCCTCGGCGACCGGCAGCGCAAGGCGCTGCTGGCCGAGTTCAGCGGCGAGTGA